The genomic interval TGATTTGAGGTGATAGGGAaatgttttttattgtatttgctgCTTTGATCTTGTGGTAGATTTTTAAAGCAGAGAGTATGGAATAGTCAGAAGACCAGTTGACTTAAACTCTTATTTCCTAAAGAGTTAGGAAATCTTTAACTAATCCTTCTGTGACTTTGTCACATATTAActatttctttgagaaatttcactTCTCTGCGCCTCAGTGACTTCATCTGTAATATAAGGTAGTCAGATTAGATGACATCCAAGGTCCTATTTCTTGCGTTCTTTAAATCTGCCAACTTGTTTGGCAACATATTCTTGCTTTctttagaataaaaattttaaaagtgattattCTGTCTAAGACGGTAAACAAAGccctcagttttcttatatgACCTTTGATTGGCACCAGAAAATAACTGTCTTACTGTGTTTTTGCCTGATACCTGCAATAAGGAGATAACATTGGCTCCATTTTCATTAAGCAGGCTAGTGACAGAAAACATTATTCACTTCTGAtttgttgtctttgtttttatatatctCTTTATATTTAGAGATATATAAGATTAATACTCAGTTGACTATCCACACTTCTTTTTGCTTCAGAATTGACAACGCtcaatgtatttttaagaaaagaaacaaaatacaaactCTTGTTTCCAAGAACCTGAAACTGGTCATTAAAAACAAGGAATATGCTTTGCTCTAAAAATATTATACCCCAAAATACTCTTTGTCTAGGTACTAAATAGTTTTCATTCTCAGATCATTTGACCTCAGGGGACCTGTAATAATTCTGGTAGTATAGTAATTACAAAGATTTTATCCCGAGTTAAGAAAACAATATGGCCTAATGCTTAAccagataaaaaaaatttttttgcaagaTTTATAAAGCAGTAGAAGGAAGGAATGCAGAATTGGCAACGGGGAAATATCTTCTCAATACATCTATTGAGTTGTTGTGTTCCAAAAGGCCTGCCTTCTCTTTGTAATGCATGTTGTCCTATGGATGCAGTTGAAGCTTTTGTTAGGCCCCTGTACTTCATCCATTACCCCCAGGCTGACTGAGCCAGAGAGGAGTCAATCTATTGAAAAGGAACAGGAAGAAGCCTGCTGTTAGTGTGAACTCTATTTGAACTAGGTCTGACAGCAGGTTTCATTCTTTAGCATTTGGAGTAGACCCTTCTTGCTATTTGGAGATTATTTTGTTCTCTCATCTCTAATAATTCCATCAAGTATTAGTATTTGTTaaagtgaaatatttcttttttaatgtgacaTTTATCTATAGAAGCTAGTTTTTATAAACATACTATTATTTTTTCCCACATGTTGGGAACATACTCTGGTATTACGACTCACTAACTAGCATGCCTTCAAAGATGGTTAATTCTTTTAATTCTTGCTATTTTGAGTCAAAGAGATTTATTGATATACAATTACCGCTTAAAATGTTGATCTCAATGGGTATCAAAGacttaaaagatgtaaaaaggttttttaaatgtAGTTCACAGTATAGATTGATTCACTGTACTCTGAAAAGAAAGcttaaatttctttgaaatatatcaGTGGTCATGTACCAATGTCCTGGCTTGGTTCATGTAATTTGGATAATTAGTGTTTGCTGCTATATGGTGATATGTTTGTGTTGGCTCTGAAAAGAGGATGTTATGTGATCTGTTATTATGTCTAAGTGAGAACTCTAGAAATGAATTtacctgttctttttttctaaagttGGTTAGTAATCAGTTTAAAAACTTACAGAATTTAATATACACATCtgacaaaaattttcaaaagttacAGTTTTATGAAATCCCTATTTATAAATACCTGagttttgtgttaattttttaaaattatcataaaCTTTAACATACTGGAAGTATtgttataaatacttttttttttctttcaacaggtaAAGTACCTTTTATTCATGTGGGAAATCAAGTAGTATCAGAACTTGGTCCAATAGTCCAATTTGTTAAAGCCAAGGtaataaaaagatattaaatgtatttgatcACAGTTACCAAGTCATTCATCATTCTTTAATGTGTCTTAACATTTACATTGATTTCAGCCTAGTTTTATAAAATGCCAATGCAAACTACTGGAAAATATTTCTGAAGTGTAAGTTAGTATTTTTTCATGATATAATGGCAAAAGaggtaggttttttttctttattgatgtCAAATTTATTAAAGGTATGTAATTTTAATATCTAGTCAAAAGAGATGGTTTGATCTTTACAAAATGGTAGATGATTTTCTAACTTATGCTTACTAGAACTGTGGTCATAAATGAAAAACTATTAGGTTTTGAAGTGTCTGGCTGACCTTTGAAAAGGGAGATACAGGATTTGTTTGAAGTTGAATGTATTTATCCATTTgaatgattctgcttttaatTTATTCAGTTTAGATTTTAATAGTTATTAAGGAACAACTCCCATTAGTGTTTCTGAAAAATCATTCCAGACTTTTCTTTTTGCATATATAGAAAAACCTAGATCATACTAGTATGTATTATTTTGCAACATaccttttaaaatcataaatatgtTTGGAAATTCTTCCATATTAATAGCTGTAGATATATATCATCCTTTCACATTGTTGTATAGTGTTCTGCtgtattggatatatatatatatatataaaatcctttCACATTGTTGTATAGTGCTCTGCTGTAttggagatagatagatagatagatagatatatatatatatatatatatatatatatatatatatatttttttttttttttttttttccttcaacaccCTCCCCCTGTATTGgataaattagaattttatttactcaggtttattgatgggcatttaggtcatggccaattttttgtttttatagagtaCTAAGATAAGTTTTCTTGTATATACATCTTTGTATAAATTCCTAAGGTTGGTATTGGTaccttaggataaattcctaagaGTGGTATTAGGATGTCATAGgttatgtacttttaaaatcttGTAATAGATTGCCAGATTGAACTAAAGGTTATATCATTTTATGTATCTCCTAGTTACTATAGtgtattagaattttaaaataagtgggTTTTTCCCCCCATATCTTTACTAAcagtatttttttcatctttgaccACTTTATAAACAGCACATGTCAGTCTTTTgacatttcctttatttcaaaTAAGGTTAATCTCTTAAACAAGGTTTGCTGaccattctgttttcttcttttgtgaagtaaaAGAAGTGTAATTGATAGTGTAATTTTCTCTGTTGAAAGATACATTTGTATAATGACAAATAAGTACATACTAATATTTTGTAGTGATAGCAGAGTATTATTTATGCTTTTATATAAAGTAATTTTTAGGGGGCATTTTGGAAGTTTAATTCATTGTATAGTTGCATGTTATATTATTTGTTAGTAAGATAACTGaaagtttttgtatatttaatatgatgctcttttaaatttttttaaattccctttaGGGCCATTCTCTTAGTGATGGGCTGGATGAAGTCcaaaaagcagaaatgaaagcTTACATGGAATTAGTCAACAATATGCTGTTGACTGCAGAGGTAAAATACTAGATGATATGGCTTGAAAATAagctttttctctcattctcataAAATATAATCTTTCTTATGGGTTAAAGTTATTGAGAAATGGGAAAATAGTCAAGTAATTCTAGAGTTGAGATGGCTACCTAAATTATTTGATTATTACCTTTGAACAAGTTATCTGACATTTTCAGTTCTagtttttctgtttataaaaaggAGTGATTCTTGCCTACTCATTATTTTACTTTGGCCTTTTGAAATTTACTTAAATAATATCTGTAAAACACTTTAATGGTATTTAGACATGTATTgtgtgaataaaaatatttttataacatacCATCATTACATTTAATAATTGTGGATAGCAGCTAAGGAAAACAAACCGCTACATGTGTGACTTATGAAATTAGCTTATAAAAAATTGCCTTGGcaaaaaataactttctttatccttttccTCTTTGGTATTCTAAAGTTTAGTGACTGTTCTTTTGTTCCTAGCTGTATCTTCAGTGGTGTGATGAAGCTACAGTAGGGGAGGTGAGTGGTTCTGTAACATTtatcttaattaaaatttaatgagaaaacaCTTTTGCTCAGAATCGCAAGTCCCTGCTCATAAATGAAACATTGTGGTTTATACCATTAGTGATATAGTTTTTCACTTACTTTAATTTTGCTTGCACATACGTTTTAGGGAAGCTATGTGTCATTGTTTGATATAACGGGTTGCAAAGTAcataaaagtttatatatttttaaagggaatgtcttaaaattttaattttttagattgcaagctgtgtatttttttcagattgcTCTATTTATGTTCTcggaaaatatatttcttttagaaTTCTATTTGTAAAAACGGGCGTTGCTTTTAGGAAGGATCACCTTTTTTacaaaatctttttgttttagaTCACTCATGCTAGGTATGGATCTCCTTACCCTTGGCCTCTGAATCATATTTTGGCCTATCAGAAACAGTGGGAAGTCAAACGTAAGATGAAAGCTATTGGATGGGGAAAGAAGACTCTGGACCAGGTCAGTTCAGGTTGAAGTTGACAAAACCCTCAACTTTTATGCATTGAAAGAATCATTCTTTATATTgatactcctttaaaaaaatatataagatttgCAAGAAAACCATTTGCTGTTATTTTCACTAACATgaagtaattttatttctaaaaaatcatACATGCTTGATGTAAAGCAAACAATACAATTCAGATATGTgtaaaaaagcaataaaacttGCCTGAAATCTCATCACCTAGAAATTACCACCCTTAACTATTTGGAGAGCCTTCTTCTAGATGTTTCTTAGTAACCTTTTCTCAAATGGGATCATTATGCCTGCTACTGTATAacctgagagttttttttttcttttttttaaattgaacagTACATTGTGGGCACCTTTTATGTAACTAAATACAGATCTGCAGCATCAGGGCTTAAAAAAAAAGCCCTGTTAAATACAGTACTTAacatatctctatctctatctatctatctatctatctatctatctatctatctatctatctatctatctatctgtctgtctatattTTTGCTACTAAAGTAGcaaaacttaaaaatacttaTCTTGTCCACAAGCATCATTAAGTTAATTAATGCCCGTGTTTTCCAAGGCTACCCTTAATACTAGCCAGCCATCTCACTGATGTGTGCCATTGGCCACAAGGGGGTTTCAGTAAACGAATAgggatagaataaataaaaatctatctCCACTAGtgagaaaacaactcaaatgcttTTTACTCATGGTGGGTCAATGGTGTTACCTTTATTAAGTAGATTTTTTGGTATATGCGAAGCCATTTGAATATATGGATTCAGGAAGACACTTTTGTTCTTGACAAAATCCTTATAAGTAACTTAAATGTACTTGTGTTTTGAAGGACATTCACTGAGAATTTCTTCCTATTTCTTATATAGaaagtattacatatatatgtggtcTATagtcttattaaaatataaaaggttaacctaaatttatatttttgttataaacTGTGATACAAGTTACGTTTTagatactttttattgttttgctaATTGAAATACTTTTCCTTGGGGTTCATTGCCTGTGTTAGGTCTTAGAGGATGTAGACCAGTGCTGTCAAGCTCTCTCTCAAAGACTGGGAACACAACCGTATTTCTTCAATAAGCAGtaagaaattttacttttttaaagttaattttctgTACTGTTAGgttgcaaatttctttttttcataaaagaattctttttcaagaaaagatttagctatttttataatttttgtactcAAATATTTTTGTGGCACTTCTTTACTCTCAGGCACAATGCTAGGCTCTAGGAGACTAAGATTTCTAAAATATGGTCCTTATCATTAAGAATTTCTCTTAAAGGCAGTCATGTAAATCAATCATTGTATGATAAGGTTTTAATGAGGTAGTTCAAGGTGCTATATATGGAACTACAAAATCTTAACGAAATTCTAAACTTGTAAAGGACTATCAGACATGAAGGAAAGTAAGTTACTATTAATGTAACTATGGTTTTCTATATAGAATGATACCTGGAGGACTAGAAGAGTcaataaaactaaatattaaaaaatattgtttgatGGACAAGCACTATTATGAACTTATCttttaaatgttaatgaaaatatttataaaacacagaaattaataTGAAGGATATAggttaaatatatgtgtatatatgtaagttGAATAATGTTTCATTGACAGATTTACTTTTGCAGTTTTGAAAAGAATCTAATGAAGGCACAGAATGAATTATCCtttgttaaaaaattataattttaatatatcagAATCGGCTGTCCTGTGACCCAGTGTAAGATGGGCTTAAAGCATTTTAATCTCAAAACTTTCCCTAGAAAGTCTAACCTTTTCTtggcattttaataaaaattatttgatttttagattaaTAATTTCTAAAAGGCTTTATTTGCTATTATGTGTTATAGCATCATAAGCATTCCTCTTCTATAACCATATCAAAACATATTTGGATAAAGATAATATTTGTAGTAAAAATGACTATGATgatagtttggaaatatttaagTTATATTAATCTATAACCaagtaatatatactatatataattgaTACTAAAATAAAATCTGGGGTCTGTGCAGAAAAATCTTCAGAATTCAAACCGTGAAATTCTGGTGGGTAAAGCTTCTGCAACTCTGTTCCTATTTCTAGTGATGTTTGCTATGCAGATTCTATTTTTCAGTCCCTAACACAAGAGAAATGTATCCAAATGTCAGTATTacgtgatttcttttctttctaacagaGGAATTCTTAGGAATTGAAAAGCTCAGAAGGGGTGTGTTTTATTGAAATGCGTTATTCTATTTTAGTTTTGTTACGCACACTGTCTTTAGAGGAGGCCAGGAGAATAGATCTAACTTACTTTTCTTCTCAATTAAACTCATTGTCATTGTGTTAGTAACCAGAGTTTGGCATGTGACTCAGTGGAAATATCAAgatatcatttttcttcataaGGGCACAATTACATTTAAACTTGTGATGAAAACTTCTAACTTAGAACAGTTCAAACACCAAAGCCTTGCTTTTGAAGAACTATTTAATTGATATTATGATGTAGAGTTTTGACATAATTTTCCTTTACATGATACTTAGATAAACATTTTCCCTAAAAATAAGATTAAAGATAGaagagatttaatttttaattttatttgatcatttaattaatattaaaatgcaaataaagtacATTTAGAAAAAAGTAACTGGTATTTCACTTTCTTGTGCCAacattttttctcattcctttatcTGTAGCAGGAGTCATTACTTTGTGagatactatgttgaatagagctGTGGCCTAAGTCAGGATACATAGTATTATACTGCAGGTCAGAGGGTCTGAATTCTATTCTTGGCTCTGACATAGCTCTAAGTTACTCTAATTTCTCTATGTATACGCCAGTCCTAAAATTAGAATTAACCCCCTACAATTAGAATTAATCCCCTAAAATTAGAATTAACTTTCCTTCTAGCTCAACTACTGGGGATGTTGGGAGGACTCATGAAAGAAACCAAATACCTTTACTtgatgagagaaaaggaaaagggtaGTTAAGGGAGATCTCACAGAAAGAATAATAATTGGGAAAAGAGGCCAAAAAGCAAGGGGCTTGATTTACAAAACTTGAGTGACAGCCCTAAAGATAAGTGATTGGGATGTAAAGAAAAGATACGTAGATTATTTGTAGTACTATAAAGAGATGAAAAGTTAATAATGGGAAAGAACAATTAGGAAACACTCAGACAAAATGCTTTTGAAACTAGATGATACTATGAAGGTATCAGagagaaataaatgtgaaataatgaATAAGCAAAGCAAAAAAGATGAGTGCCAGAAAAATCTTAAATGGAAAATGTTaggaaaatgttgaattttactgagTGCCAGAAAAATCTTAAATGGAAAATGTTAGGAAAACGTtgaattttactgtttttattttgatattcaaatgaaaaaatagtagATAACcaacaggaatgtggaaagaataatAATGTAAGAAGGCATCAAATTTCTtaggactttaaaaatatatttgtcaccctgaaatatttttctaataaagtCTATAAAGATAAATGCAATAATATATGAAACATCTTAGAGCTCATAGGAGGGGAATTGCTGTCTATATTTGAATTATAATCACAAACTATTTGGTAAGCAGAAGGGTAGAAAGTTATGTTTTCTCTTCACATGATATAGCAAGATAATTAAAATTGGAGGTATATGAAGATCTTGACTTGATTAAACAGTTCAGTAGAAATACtggataaaatatatttgttgctTGTCTTTTTGTTAAGTCAGGTTTATTGATGTGTAATTTACATCTGGTAAAATTGGCACTTTTATGTGTgtagttctatgaattttaacaaaGGCATATGGTTGTATAACTGTCACCTATcaactaaaatattatttgtactttttaaaaagaaagacttgTTGGAATCAGTAATTTATATATGTCAGAGTCAGTATAAGGAGTTgctcaaatttggaaaaattacaaaaaatatgcTTTAAAGGTTAAGTGTGTGTGGATATATACAGTCATACCCTGTATGGCAACCTTTCAGTCTGTAATGGACCAAATATATGATCATGGTCCCTTGAGATTGTAATAtgtttttactataccttttctatgtttagatatgtttaaatacacaagTATTTGTGTACCATAAATACacattatcattgtgttacagttgcctacagtattcagtatggCAGTgtgctgtataggtttgtagtctaggagcaatagggTGTACCATATACTCTAGGTGTATagcaccatctaggtttgtgtaagtagaCTCTATGAGGTTCACACAGCGAGAAAATTGCCAAAcagtgcatttctcagaatgtattcctgtTAAGCAACACACAACTGTATGTGCTTTGGTTTAATCTGTTGAGTTCTACTTCTGTTGATGTTCTAAAGTAACTTGCCACAAAGTTGCTGTCTTTATGTAAAATCAGATCAGTTTTTATATGCTCATGCCCATATATAATTCAATACCTCTGGAGTTATGTGGATATATATTTGCAGCAAACCACTTCAGGGGTACTTCTGGAGCACTCTCATTTGAGCATACATTGATAGTTGAACTCTTTCAGAGCCTTCATTTATTAATAAAGGGTGCCCATCTATACTACTTGAAGTTGCATCAGAGAATATATGCACCTTTTTTAGGCTCTAGTACAAGAAGTATAGGGTAGCTGGCACTAAACAAGATTAGGAAAATAAGTTCTAAATTGGTAAGATAAGATGTACCTCTTAAGAAATATGTTTAGGGATGTGGAAGAGTTGGTGTTTGTATTATTCTCACCAAGTGCCTCAGCTCAGCTCCACATTTATCCACTCTACGTCCTTGGTTTTTTGCAGGGATCTATTCATTATTAATTCATTCCTGTGATGATAAGATTATGGTGCTGTTGAGTCTAAGGAcccctgagattttttttttttaaaaaccatactgTTGGCTACCCATTTAAACATGGCCATAGATGGCACATTTGACTGATTAACACTTCATGAATGTCAAAAGAGTGGAAGGCTTTCAAAGAATGTAAGTTACTGCTattgagaaaattaaatattccACACATCTTAggatgctttcttttttaattcatgtatttattcagcaAGTGCTATTTCCGTTCCTTAGATACTGTGCTAAGAACTGGgaatataaagatatatgcagcATTGCCTTTAAAGAGCTTGGAGTGTAGTGAGGGAAACAGTTAAGTGAACACAGTTATAATATGATATGAGAAGTGTGTCACCTTTTTATTGGTTCattcaacacaaatttattgCACAATTCCTGCTTTGTGCAAGGAATTGTTCTAGGTATTGGGGATACAGCAGGAACCAAGTAGGTGAGGTCCTTTCTCTACAGGACTTTCTGGTAGAGGAGATGcacaataagcaaaaaaaaaaaaaaaaattatatggtaTTAATTATCAAATGTAGAATTAAAAAAGGACCACATGATAAGGAGTGACTACATGTCCACTTTACTTTGGGTGGTCTGAGGAGACTTTAAGATGTGCCATTTAAACCTTATTCTAAAAAATAAGGAGCCAGTGTGAAGTCAGAGGAAGAGTATTTTAGGCAGCAGGAATAGTTGTAGTCAGGGCTCCCTAATTGGCTTGAGTTTGTTACGTTCAAATGCAAGAAACAAAGCCAGTTTGGGTTGTATGCTGTGAATGGTAGGATATGAGGCTAaagaggcaggcagaggccagaTTATCAAGGCTCTGTGTGCTTAGTGTAAGGAGTTTGGCATTTTAGTATAAGTAGAACAGAAATCCATTCGAATATTTTGTGCTTGGAGTTGGTATGATCTGCTGACATTAGTCATTCTGACTATGGTATGGAGAATGAGTAGAAGCAGTAAGACACTTTAGGAGGCTATCTCAGTGGTCTAGGTGACAGATGATGGTAGGTTACACTATGAGATCATAATGAAGAATAAGTAAGTGGTGGCATTCAGGGCATATTTTGGAGGTAGTGTCTCACCAGACTTGCTAATGGATATAGAAGGGTGAAAGAAAGGACTCAAAGAGTAGCCCCTAGATTTTTGGCCTGAACAGCTGGTTGGATAGTGGTGCCTTTTATTTTGGGAAGTTTGGGGGACAAGCAGGTTTGGGATACTGTAAATTACTGCtatcaagaaaataaagtatCCCACACATCTTAGTCAAGATGCTCCACATCCTGCTCCACAGATACTCCACATTGAAGTGGAGACGTTATGTAGGCATTCGAATGTATGAATCCAGAGCTCAGGGGAGACATTAGGACCAGAGATAAACATTTAGGAGTCAGTGGCATcaagatggtatttaaagccGTGCATCTCTAGGAGACTACTTATCAATAGGGTTCAAGGctacatagctagtaagtgatagTATTGGAATTCAAATTTGGATTTTTACCAACCCCCAAATTTATTCTGCCAAACCAGATTACTGCAACATATTTTCACGTTTATGTAGGCTAGCACATATTTTCTCAAAAACTTTATCACTATGGGACTCAGAGTAATAATTAGCTCGTAATTATGATGGCATTTTCTTGTTTTAGTAATATTGcattagtaattattttaatgtaatgtaaATTGGTGATGCCCCATTTATAGATCATTAGTAGTGGGGtagatttcattttgttgttAGCAATatataattaaagagaaaaaaaaaccctagaaattTTTATGTTGAAGCCATCCTTATGATTTTGTCTCCTTCAGAAATCTAAGTTACTTTAAATGTGGCAAAATTAAAGTTGTGTCTTGTTGTTGATTTGTGATTGGGTATCATTTTTCTGGTCCTATCACCACAGCAAAATCTTTGTGCTTTGACAGCATTTTGTTTATGCATCtattaaaatacttaataaattgtatttattaaaacAACTTTATAATTTATGTTTCATGTACATGTCTTAgagtatttttcttgtttttatgccTAGCATTTGGTATGGTTTCTGGCACATTGGAGATCTGCTATATTTAGTGACAAAAGtaatgaattaaatgaatatgATCATTACATCTATATTATTTTAACACACTTAAATGTTGTTACTAAAGAAAGCAAGTCACACAACTAgcaaatcatatttttttttcatatagcaGAAACTCCAAGTAAAGTTATATCAAGTTGTGGTAGGATTTGTTTCTTAtgtggcttttttcttttaagttgatgaataaaatgatttt from Pongo abelii isolate AG06213 chromosome 11, NHGRI_mPonAbe1-v2.0_pri, whole genome shotgun sequence carries:
- the MTX2 gene encoding metaxin-2 isoform X1, which gives rise to MSLVAEAFVSQIAAAEPWPENATLYQQLKGEQILLSDNAASLAVQAFLQMCNLPIKVVCRANAEYMSPSGKVPFIHVGNQVVSELGPIVQFVKAKGHSLSDGLDEVQKAEMKAYMELVNNMLLTAELYLQWCDEATVGEITHARYGSPYPWPLNHILAYQKQWEVKRKMKAIGWGKKTLDQVLEDVDQCCQALSQRLGTQPYFFNKQPTELDALVFGHLYTILTTQLTNDELSEKVKNYSNLLAFCRRIEQHYFEDRGKGRLS
- the MTX2 gene encoding metaxin-2 isoform X2 codes for the protein MSLVAEAFVSQIAAAEPWPENATLYQQLKGEQILLSDNAASLAVQAFLQMCNLPIKVVCRANAEYMSPSGKVPFIHVGNQVVSELGPIVQFVKAKGHSLSDGLDEVQKAEMKAYMELVNNMLLTAELYLQWCDEATVGEITHARYGSPYPWPLNHILAYQKQWEVKRKMKAIGWGKKTLDQAY